A genomic stretch from Musa acuminata AAA Group cultivar baxijiao unplaced genomic scaffold, Cavendish_Baxijiao_AAA HiC_scaffold_1138, whole genome shotgun sequence includes:
- the LOC103999792 gene encoding probable transcriptional regulator RABBIT EARS, which yields MEQARCWMWARANYSSRPHLSTQIHRLLFGSSYNQSWEEKAFAEDAAGHLGGCVWPPRSYSCSFCRREFRSAQALGGHMNVHRRDRARLRQCSSVGGEAGEDQQHPNPCLMVAMASEHPPQVNPNPNSGVPASSVPPRVPAAATKGNWTEDAVFSPSFSSSRAGSMEHSTPLHLVLGPQLKLGVENLGSKKACDYEEQNRNKRRRTETTPFFFMKSFSCDQRRVQPEALNHDTVEELDLELRLGDAPKVN from the coding sequence ATGGAGCAAGCGAGATGTTGGATGTGGGCAAGAGCAAACTACAGCAGCAGGCCTCACCTCAGCACTCAGATCCATAGACTCCTCTTTGGATCTTCCTACAACCAATCATGGGAGGAGAAAGCCTTCGCCGAAGACGCTGCAGGCCACTTGGGAGGCTGCGTGTGGCCTCCGAGATCTTATTCATGCAGCTTTTGCAGACGAGAGTTCCGGTCAGCACAAGCTCTCGGTGGGCACATGAACGTGCACCGAAGGGATAGAGCCAGGCTCAGGCAATGTTCGAGCGTCGGCGGAGAAGCTGGCGAAGACCAACAGCATCCAAATCCTTGCTTAATGGTGGCCATGGCCTCAGAGCATCCACCGCAggttaaccctaaccctaattctGGCGTTCCAGCATCATCTGTCCCTCCTAGGGTTCCTGCTGCAGCCACCAAAGGAAATTGGACTGAGGACGCCGTGTTCTCCCCTTCCTTCTCTTCATCCAGAGCTGGTTCCATGGAGCATTCTACACCTCTCCATCTGGTTCTTGGCCCACAGCTGAAGCTCGGGGTGGAAAACTTGGGGTCCAAGAAAGCCTGTGACTATGAGGAGCAGAACCGTAACAAGAGAAGAAGAACTGAGACAACGCCTTTTTTCTTCATGAAATCCTTTTCTTGTGATCAGCGACGAGTTCAACCTGAGGCACTAAACCATGACACAGTTGAAGAGTTGGATCTTGAGCTCAGGCTTGGAGATGCTCCCAAAGTCAACTAG